One genomic window of Maribacter aquivivus includes the following:
- a CDS encoding CPBP family glutamic-type intramembrane protease — MKITKGNEGIKNLFRPMLVWKVHPKWYVFSLLFAFTIGLITLVIVAFYNGDMSILDFEIYIPTLKFTLFLLSWAFLGEVVWIGYAFRELSKITKPFYATQVIGFVWSLWWLPSVFINVGVIEDLPVWPLFLNMMGAAGMCAIVYSKTKSGICVLVIQSMLNMSLVLLPISPDAGDHTYTIFAVLYFLVMLIFMYFMPPKLNFESSNKLNKA, encoded by the coding sequence GTGAAAATCACAAAAGGTAATGAAGGCATAAAGAATTTATTTAGACCTATGCTAGTTTGGAAAGTACACCCAAAGTGGTATGTATTTAGCTTACTATTCGCATTTACCATAGGTTTAATAACATTAGTAATTGTAGCCTTTTATAATGGAGATATGTCCATTCTTGATTTCGAAATTTATATACCTACCTTAAAATTCACTTTGTTTCTACTGTCTTGGGCATTTTTAGGTGAAGTGGTATGGATTGGTTATGCATTTCGTGAACTTTCGAAAATCACTAAACCATTTTACGCAACTCAGGTTATCGGCTTTGTATGGTCTTTATGGTGGCTACCTTCTGTTTTTATTAATGTTGGAGTAATAGAAGATTTACCTGTGTGGCCATTGTTTTTGAATATGATGGGAGCTGCTGGTATGTGTGCTATTGTATATTCAAAAACCAAAAGTGGAATATGTGTTTTGGTAATACAGTCGATGTTAAATATGTCTCTTGTTTTGTTGCCGATTTCACCAGATGCAGGTGACCATACCTATACTATATTTGCGGTTCTTTATTTTCTGGTCATGTTGATTTTCATGTATTTTATGCCGCCGAAGTTAAATTTTGAATCGTCGAATAAATTAAATAAGGCTTAA
- a CDS encoding UpxY family transcription antiterminator gives MQESNVPLTNLPKWFVLVVKTKREKQVAEILERHGFEIYCPVKKEIRQWSDRKKVIEVPVFQNYLFVRLKESDRDTVFITSHIKKYLYWLGKVAIVRDVEIAVIKEWMTNDNICNIKSSHLQKGKVITIEKGAFKDKEATIHEVRKNELKLVLNGLGIVLLAKIRDVA, from the coding sequence ATGCAAGAAAGCAATGTACCTCTTACTAATTTACCAAAATGGTTCGTTTTGGTTGTTAAGACAAAGCGAGAGAAACAAGTTGCTGAAATTTTAGAGCGTCATGGCTTTGAAATTTACTGTCCTGTTAAGAAAGAAATTCGGCAATGGAGCGATAGAAAAAAAGTTATAGAGGTTCCCGTTTTTCAAAATTATTTGTTTGTAAGACTTAAGGAATCAGATAGAGATACGGTCTTTATTACTTCTCATATAAAAAAATACCTATACTGGTTAGGGAAAGTTGCTATAGTACGCGATGTTGAAATAGCCGTTATCAAAGAATGGATGACTAATGATAACATTTGCAATATCAAATCATCACATTTACAAAAAGGTAAAGTTATAACTATTGAAAAAGGTGCTTTCAAAGATAAAGAGGCTACAATACATGAAGTTCGTAAAAATGAACTCAAACTTGTTCTAAATGGTTTAGGTATTGTTTTGTTGGCTAAAATTAGAGATGTGGCTTAA
- the pth gene encoding aminoacyl-tRNA hydrolase, giving the protein MFGFFKALFTKQNIILEEKDPMKKFLIVGLGNIGDEYAETRHNIGFKVLDEVARANDFTFETVKLGDIGSYKVKGRTIICLKPSTYMNRSGKALKYWMDKENIPQSNILVITDDINLPFGTIRIKTKGSNGGHNGLKDIELFLQTILYNRYRFGVGADFGKGRQVEYVLGQWSEEEKALMPERLKKSTEIINSFALAGIARTMNQFNNS; this is encoded by the coding sequence ATGTTCGGTTTTTTTAAAGCTCTTTTCACAAAACAGAACATCATACTAGAAGAGAAAGATCCCATGAAGAAATTTTTAATTGTTGGCCTTGGTAATATTGGAGATGAATATGCAGAAACCCGACATAATATTGGGTTTAAAGTACTAGACGAAGTAGCCCGCGCAAATGACTTTACTTTTGAAACCGTAAAGCTTGGCGATATAGGGTCGTACAAGGTAAAAGGAAGAACTATAATTTGTCTTAAACCTTCTACATATATGAACAGAAGCGGAAAGGCTCTGAAGTATTGGATGGATAAAGAAAACATACCTCAAAGTAACATTCTAGTCATAACAGATGACATCAATTTACCTTTCGGCACCATTAGAATCAAAACTAAAGGTAGCAATGGAGGTCATAATGGATTAAAAGATATAGAGCTGTTTCTACAGACCATACTTTACAACAGATATCGTTTTGGAGTTGGAGCTGACTTCGGCAAAGGTAGACAGGTAGAATATGTTTTAGGGCAATGGAGCGAGGAAGAAAAAGCACTAATGCCAGAACGATTAAAAAAATCAACTGAGATTATTAATTCGTTTGCACTAGCGGGTATTGCTAGAACAATGAATCAATTCAATAATTCTTAA
- a CDS encoding DNA cytosine methyltransferase → MNIVSFFAGAGGLDLGFEQAGFNVIWANEYDKDIWETYEKNHPNTTFDKRSIVDIPADDVPDCDGIIGGPPCQSWSAAGAARGIQDKRGQLFYDFIRILEAKQPKFFLAENVSGMLIGKHSTALDGIKNLLKNAGTGYDLSFKMLNASDYNVPQDRKRVFFIGIRKDLNFKYEFPTETFPKITLETAISDLKDAAIPALEFNNTNGENCTIPNHEYMIGGFSTMYMSRNRVRNWDEQSFTIQAGGRHAPIHPQAPKMKLIEKDVRVFVPGKEDLYRRLSVRECARIQTFPNDFTFHYKKVAAGYKMIGNAVPVNLAKFLANSIMKQLKANDKLKKKQNTKADKLPV, encoded by the coding sequence ATGAATATAGTATCCTTTTTTGCTGGAGCAGGCGGCCTAGATCTTGGTTTTGAACAAGCTGGCTTTAATGTAATTTGGGCAAACGAATATGATAAGGATATTTGGGAGACTTATGAAAAGAACCACCCCAATACTACATTCGACAAAAGAAGTATTGTTGATATACCTGCGGATGATGTGCCTGATTGTGACGGGATCATTGGTGGACCGCCTTGCCAAAGTTGGAGCGCCGCTGGTGCTGCAAGGGGTATACAAGATAAAAGAGGACAATTATTCTATGATTTTATAAGAATACTGGAAGCCAAGCAACCCAAATTCTTTTTAGCAGAAAACGTAAGCGGAATGCTAATTGGCAAGCACAGTACAGCACTTGATGGCATAAAAAATCTTTTGAAAAACGCTGGCACAGGTTATGACCTGTCTTTTAAAATGCTAAATGCATCTGACTACAATGTACCTCAAGACCGAAAAAGAGTTTTCTTTATAGGCATTAGAAAAGACTTGAATTTTAAATATGAATTCCCGACCGAGACCTTCCCTAAAATTACACTTGAAACAGCCATTTCAGATTTAAAGGATGCGGCAATTCCTGCTTTAGAATTCAATAATACCAATGGCGAAAATTGTACTATTCCCAATCATGAATATATGATCGGTGGCTTTTCAACCATGTATATGTCTAGAAATCGTGTTCGCAATTGGGACGAACAATCGTTCACCATACAGGCAGGTGGCAGACATGCACCGATACATCCACAGGCACCAAAAATGAAGCTTATTGAAAAAGATGTTCGCGTGTTTGTACCAGGTAAAGAAGATTTATACAGAAGGTTAAGCGTACGAGAATGCGCAAGAATACAGACATTTCCCAATGATTTTACCTTTCACTACAAAAAAGTAGCGGCAGGCTATAAAATGATTGGTAATGCGGTACCTGTTAACTTGGCGAAATTTTTAGCCAATAGTATTATGAAGCAATTAAAGGCTAATGATAAATTAAAAAAGAAGCAAAATACAAAAGCAGATAAATTACCTGTCTAG
- a CDS encoding NAD-dependent epimerase/dehydratase family protein: MKILVTGAAGFIGYHLVEKLIKTGHEVIGLDNINDYYGINLKYARLEDSGIKRHLISENGQLTFSQKYANYRFTKMDITDLTKLEHLFEHEKFNYVIHLAAQAGVRYSIENPHAYVQSNLVGFVNLLECCRNYKIEHFLYASSSSVYGTNSKVPFSEDDSVDKPVSLYAATKKSNELMAHTYSHLYNLPTTGLRFFTVYGPWGRPDMAPILFADAITKGKAIKVFNNGDMSRDFTYIDDIINGIEILINHKPKVNEDNLFYHILNIGNGKPQNLLDFIKAIETSLGITAQKEYLPMQPGDVPRTWADTKHLQELGYKSSVDIKTGVSIFIQWFKKYNKL, encoded by the coding sequence ATGAAAATTTTAGTAACCGGAGCTGCAGGATTTATTGGTTATCATTTGGTTGAAAAGCTAATTAAAACTGGACATGAGGTAATTGGTCTTGATAACATTAATGATTACTACGGTATAAATTTAAAATATGCCAGATTAGAAGACTCAGGAATTAAACGCCATCTAATTTCTGAAAATGGACAATTGACATTTAGCCAGAAGTATGCTAATTATCGGTTTACTAAAATGGATATTACAGATTTAACAAAACTGGAACATCTTTTTGAACATGAAAAATTTAATTACGTAATTCATTTAGCTGCTCAGGCAGGTGTTCGCTACTCTATCGAAAACCCACATGCGTATGTACAATCTAATTTAGTAGGTTTTGTAAATCTTTTAGAGTGTTGCAGAAATTACAAGATTGAGCACTTTTTATATGCTTCGAGCTCTTCTGTTTATGGAACAAATTCAAAAGTTCCTTTTTCAGAAGATGATAGTGTTGACAAACCAGTGTCTTTATATGCCGCCACCAAAAAAAGTAATGAGTTAATGGCCCATACCTATAGCCATCTATATAATTTACCCACAACAGGCTTACGTTTTTTCACTGTTTATGGACCATGGGGTCGACCAGATATGGCACCTATACTTTTTGCTGACGCAATTACAAAAGGGAAAGCAATTAAAGTTTTTAACAATGGAGATATGAGTCGCGATTTCACTTACATTGATGATATTATCAACGGTATTGAAATTTTGATCAATCATAAACCCAAAGTAAATGAGGACAATCTATTTTACCACATTTTAAATATTGGTAATGGAAAGCCTCAAAATTTATTAGACTTTATAAAAGCCATTGAGACTAGTTTAGGAATTACGGCCCAAAAAGAATATTTACCAATGCAACCAGGAGATGTACCTAGAACTTGGGCAGACACCAAACATTTACAAGAGTTGGGATATAAAAGTTCTGTAGATATTAAAACCGGTGTTTCAATTTTTATTCAGTGGTTTAAAAAATATAATAAGTTATAA
- a CDS encoding ribose-phosphate pyrophosphokinase: MPYQVPQPKIFACTQSKILGEKIAKAYGTELGKISFSRYSDGEFQPSFEESIRGTRIFIIGSTHPGPENLMEMLLMIDAAKRASARHITAVMPYFGWARQDRKDKPRVPIAAKLVAKMLETAGATRIITMDLHADQIQGFFEKPVDHLFASTLFLPYLKNLGLKDLTIASPDMGGSKRAYAYSKALDSDVVVCYKQRAKANIISHMELIGDVQGKNVVLVDDMVDTAGTLTKAADLMMERGALSVRAITTHGLLSGDAYEKIEKSKLTELIITDSIPIEIKSDKVRVLSCANLFAEVMDKVHNNNSISSKFLM; the protein is encoded by the coding sequence ATGCCATACCAAGTTCCACAACCGAAAATATTTGCTTGTACACAAAGTAAAATCTTAGGCGAGAAAATCGCTAAGGCTTATGGAACGGAATTGGGTAAAATATCATTTTCTCGTTATAGTGATGGAGAGTTTCAACCTTCTTTCGAAGAATCTATACGTGGAACGCGAATCTTTATTATTGGTTCAACACACCCTGGTCCTGAAAACTTGATGGAAATGCTGTTAATGATAGATGCTGCAAAAAGAGCATCTGCACGTCATATTACAGCAGTTATGCCATACTTTGGTTGGGCAAGGCAAGACAGAAAAGACAAACCTAGAGTACCAATAGCGGCAAAATTAGTTGCCAAAATGCTAGAAACAGCAGGTGCTACTAGAATTATTACAATGGACCTACACGCTGATCAGATACAGGGGTTCTTTGAAAAACCTGTTGATCATCTTTTTGCATCTACCTTGTTTTTACCATACCTAAAAAACTTAGGTCTAAAAGACCTTACTATAGCTTCGCCAGATATGGGTGGTTCAAAAAGAGCATACGCATATTCTAAAGCATTAGATAGCGACGTTGTTGTTTGTTACAAACAAAGAGCGAAAGCCAATATAATTTCACATATGGAGTTAATTGGTGATGTACAAGGCAAAAACGTAGTACTTGTAGATGATATGGTAGATACTGCAGGCACATTGACCAAAGCAGCTGATTTAATGATGGAGCGTGGTGCACTTAGTGTTAGAGCTATTACCACACACGGCTTATTATCAGGGGATGCATACGAAAAAATTGAAAAATCTAAATTAACGGAACTGATTATTACAGATTCTATTCCGATTGAAATAAAGAGTGATAAAGTAAGAGTTTTAAGTTGCGCTAATCTATTTGCCGAGGTAATGGACAAAGTACATAACAATAACTCTATCTCTTCTAAGTTCTTAATGTAA
- the dinB gene encoding DNA polymerase IV, producing MSKTILHIDLDTFYVSVERLNNRELQNKPLLVGGTGDRGVVAACSYETRGFGVHSGMPMKMARELCPDAVVIRGNAGDYSKHSDVVTEIIKEYVPVFEKSSIDEFYADLTGMDRFFGCYQYASQMRKKIIRETGLPISFGLSANKVVSKVATNEAKPNNQLKIDEGLEKPFLAPLSIKKIPMVGDKTYQTLRNLGLRQVRTVQEMPMEVMQRVLGANGGVIWKRANGIDNTPVIPFCERKSISTERTFNKDTIDVNRLRGILIAMTENLAYQLRRGDKLTACISVKIRYSDFNTYSKQMRIPYTSGDHILIPKILDLFKTLYNRRLLVRLIGIRFSHLVSGNYQINLFDDTEEILSLYNAMDEIRKRYGDKSVLRASGMGAKTIGRMHNPFNGLPPVVLAHRKI from the coding sequence ATGAGCAAAACAATACTGCATATAGATTTAGATACTTTTTATGTATCTGTAGAACGACTCAATAATCGTGAGTTGCAGAATAAACCATTATTGGTGGGCGGTACGGGAGACCGCGGCGTGGTAGCGGCATGTAGTTATGAAACCCGTGGCTTTGGTGTGCACTCCGGGATGCCCATGAAAATGGCGCGCGAACTGTGTCCTGATGCTGTTGTAATTAGAGGTAATGCTGGTGATTATAGTAAGCACTCAGATGTGGTAACGGAAATCATAAAAGAATACGTACCTGTATTCGAAAAATCTAGTATCGATGAGTTTTATGCAGACCTCACCGGTATGGATCGTTTTTTTGGTTGCTACCAATATGCTTCCCAAATGAGAAAGAAGATTATTCGAGAAACAGGACTTCCCATTTCCTTCGGATTGTCGGCTAATAAGGTCGTTTCTAAAGTAGCAACGAACGAGGCGAAACCAAATAATCAGTTGAAGATAGATGAAGGATTGGAAAAGCCTTTTTTAGCACCGCTATCCATCAAAAAAATACCAATGGTGGGTGATAAGACTTATCAGACTTTACGGAACCTTGGGCTACGGCAAGTGCGTACAGTTCAAGAAATGCCTATGGAAGTCATGCAGCGTGTTTTGGGTGCTAATGGCGGAGTAATATGGAAACGTGCCAATGGTATTGATAATACACCTGTGATTCCGTTTTGTGAGCGAAAATCAATATCTACCGAAAGAACTTTTAATAAAGATACGATTGATGTAAACAGACTACGTGGTATCCTCATTGCCATGACCGAAAATTTGGCATATCAATTACGACGTGGAGATAAGCTGACCGCTTGTATTTCAGTAAAAATTAGATACTCAGATTTTAATACCTATTCAAAGCAAATGCGCATTCCGTATACCAGCGGAGACCATATTTTAATACCCAAAATTTTAGACCTGTTCAAGACCTTATATAACCGTAGGTTATTAGTGAGGCTAATTGGTATACGTTTCAGTCATTTAGTGTCCGGTAATTATCAAATCAACCTTTTTGATGATACCGAAGAAATTTTAAGCCTATATAATGCTATGGATGAAATTCGAAAACGCTACGGAGACAAAAGTGTGTTGCGGGCATCGGGCATGGGTGCAAAAACAATAGGAAGAATGCATAATCCTTTTAATGGATTGCCACCTGTTGTGTTGGCACATAGGAAGATTTAG
- a CDS encoding 50S ribosomal protein L25/general stress protein Ctc, which yields MKSITIKGSERESVGKKATKALRNAGKVPCVVYGGDKPLHFSANELAFRDLVYTANAHTVAIELDGGTSVKAIMQDIQFHPVTDAIIHIDFYQLFDDKMVTMDIPVVLEGNSPGVRNGGRLLFRKRKLSIKALPSKLPDFFNIDISKLKIGQNISVATLMNEDFTILHPESQVVVQVKTARTAVVTDDEDEEGEEGAEGATEEAAQE from the coding sequence ATGAAGTCAATTACAATTAAAGGATCAGAAAGAGAAAGCGTAGGCAAAAAAGCAACCAAAGCCTTACGTAATGCTGGAAAGGTTCCTTGCGTAGTATACGGAGGGGATAAACCATTACATTTTTCAGCAAATGAACTAGCGTTCAGAGACTTGGTTTACACTGCAAATGCGCACACAGTTGCAATTGAATTAGATGGTGGAACTTCTGTAAAAGCAATTATGCAAGATATTCAGTTTCACCCTGTAACAGATGCTATTATCCATATTGATTTTTATCAATTATTCGATGATAAAATGGTTACTATGGATATTCCTGTAGTATTAGAAGGAAATTCGCCAGGTGTACGCAACGGTGGACGTTTATTGTTCAGAAAACGTAAACTTTCCATTAAAGCTCTACCAAGCAAATTGCCAGATTTCTTTAACATCGATATTTCTAAATTGAAAATCGGTCAAAATATTTCTGTTGCAACGTTAATGAATGAAGATTTTACCATCTTACATCCAGAAAGTCAAGTTGTTGTTCAAGTTAAAACTGCACGTACTGCAGTTGTTACTGACGACGAAGATGAAGAAGGAGAAGAAGGTGCAGAAGGTGCAACTGAAGAAGCTGCTCAAGAGTAG
- a CDS encoding DNA polymerase III subunit alpha: MYLNCHTYYSLRYGTFSEIELLQLAKAHGVTQLVLTDINNTSACLNFVRKAAEYDICPILGIDFRNGVEPCFVGIAKNNAGFLELNNFLSHYIHHDKKIPEIAPDFKDVFVIYPFEKVLESEKKIFAAHEFIGVSVNELKRLRFSKLLEQRDKIVLLQPVTFRNKRDFNAHRLLRAIDNNTLLSMLSVTEQARDDEHMYAIPNLAAHFSEHSFILENTQQLMDACSIHFDFTTGRKPQNLSTYLGSTEEDEVFLEQLCQEGLPKRYPEINQAVLDRLAKELYLIKEMNFVSYFLINWDIISHARTQNFFYVGRGSGANSIVAYLLFITDVDPMELDLYFERFINLYRVNPPDFDIDFSHRDRPIMTEYIFNRFENVALLGTYVTFQSRGVIRELGKVFGLPKDEIDLLCDGNIQASRLDTISTLVLKYTQLLHGMPNYLSIHAGGILITEKPIHWFSATNMPPKGFPTTQFDMIIAEDVGIFKFDILAQRGLSKIKETLDILERDRPEEFAKFDIHDIKAFKKDPKINNLVKTAQCMGCFYVESPAMRMLLKKLEVDTYLGLVAASSIIRPGVSKSGMMREYILRHRNKGRAEEFAHPVMLEIMPETYGVMVYQEDVIKVAHHFADLDLGEADVLRRGMSGKFRSREEFQKVQDKFMDNCRKKGYAEKLIQEIWDQVASFAGYAFAKGHSASYAVESYQSLFLRAYYPLEYMVAVLNNGGGFYKPEFYVHEARMLGATIHPPCVNRSNAGNRIYGKELYLGLGYLRELEQRVMERILKERFVKGNFMSLEDFLDRLIISIEQVSILIRIDAFRFTETNKHELLWKAHLFLNKTKKIDHPKLFAPRHQHFEIPSLYSTNLEVAFTQLELLGFSLCSPFELLVEAPLNTSGSKDFEKYLNKHIDIYGYLITVKRTKTHKGKAMFFATLLDQQGQVFDAVLFPPVAEKYMFRGRGIYRFYGKVVSEFGFLSIEVIKLIKQDFIQDPRYADMKTSAKVFDQKKANNQEGEREEKIDVRE; the protein is encoded by the coding sequence ATGTACCTAAACTGCCATACATATTACAGCCTTCGCTACGGGACTTTTTCCGAGATTGAGCTTTTGCAATTAGCGAAGGCACATGGGGTAACGCAATTGGTATTGACAGATATTAATAATACATCGGCTTGTTTAAACTTTGTTCGTAAAGCAGCTGAATATGATATATGTCCTATTTTGGGTATCGATTTTAGAAACGGAGTGGAGCCATGCTTTGTTGGTATAGCAAAGAATAATGCAGGATTTTTGGAACTCAATAACTTTTTGTCGCATTACATTCATCATGACAAGAAAATACCAGAAATAGCTCCGGATTTTAAAGATGTGTTTGTTATTTACCCCTTTGAGAAAGTGTTGGAGAGTGAAAAGAAAATCTTTGCAGCACATGAGTTTATAGGAGTTTCTGTAAATGAGCTGAAACGACTTCGGTTTTCAAAATTACTAGAGCAGCGAGATAAGATTGTATTGCTGCAGCCGGTTACTTTTAGAAATAAGCGCGATTTTAATGCACACCGATTATTGCGCGCCATAGATAATAATACTTTGTTGAGTATGCTATCGGTAACCGAGCAGGCACGCGATGATGAACATATGTATGCGATACCAAACTTGGCCGCGCACTTTTCTGAACATAGTTTTATACTAGAAAACACCCAGCAGTTGATGGATGCCTGCTCTATTCATTTCGATTTTACCACAGGGCGAAAACCTCAGAATTTAAGCACCTATTTAGGCAGTACTGAAGAAGATGAGGTGTTTCTAGAACAGTTATGTCAAGAGGGATTGCCCAAGCGTTACCCAGAAATAAATCAGGCTGTTTTAGATCGTTTAGCGAAAGAGCTTTACCTCATTAAAGAGATGAATTTTGTCTCTTACTTTCTTATCAATTGGGATATTATCTCTCATGCTCGAACGCAGAATTTCTTTTACGTGGGGCGAGGTAGTGGTGCAAATAGTATTGTGGCATACTTGCTTTTTATTACCGATGTAGATCCTATGGAGCTCGACTTGTATTTTGAGCGGTTCATTAATTTATACCGAGTAAATCCGCCCGATTTTGATATTGATTTTTCCCATAGGGATAGACCTATTATGACGGAGTATATTTTTAATCGTTTTGAAAATGTAGCATTGTTGGGTACCTACGTTACTTTTCAATCTCGTGGAGTTATTCGCGAATTAGGTAAGGTATTTGGCTTGCCAAAAGATGAAATAGATTTGTTGTGCGACGGTAATATTCAGGCAAGTCGGTTAGATACTATTTCGACTTTGGTATTGAAATACACACAGCTGCTACATGGTATGCCTAACTATCTCAGTATTCATGCAGGAGGAATTCTAATTACCGAGAAACCTATTCACTGGTTTTCGGCAACCAATATGCCACCAAAAGGTTTCCCCACTACGCAGTTTGATATGATTATTGCTGAGGATGTCGGTATTTTTAAGTTCGATATTCTTGCCCAACGCGGACTCTCAAAAATAAAGGAGACACTGGATATTCTGGAACGCGACCGACCCGAAGAATTTGCCAAGTTCGATATTCATGATATCAAGGCGTTTAAAAAAGATCCTAAAATCAATAATTTGGTAAAAACAGCGCAGTGTATGGGTTGTTTTTATGTGGAATCTCCCGCCATGCGGATGTTATTGAAGAAGCTGGAAGTAGATACCTATTTGGGTCTCGTAGCGGCAAGTTCTATTATTCGTCCCGGAGTATCCAAAAGTGGTATGATGCGAGAATATATTCTACGACATAGAAACAAAGGTAGGGCAGAGGAATTTGCGCATCCGGTGATGTTAGAAATTATGCCTGAGACTTATGGGGTAATGGTTTACCAAGAAGATGTAATAAAAGTAGCCCACCATTTTGCTGATTTAGATTTGGGGGAAGCCGATGTATTACGACGTGGAATGAGTGGTAAGTTCCGTTCTCGGGAGGAGTTTCAAAAAGTGCAAGACAAGTTTATGGACAACTGCCGTAAAAAAGGATATGCCGAGAAACTCATTCAAGAAATTTGGGATCAAGTAGCGAGTTTTGCAGGCTATGCTTTTGCAAAAGGGCATTCGGCATCGTATGCAGTAGAAAGTTATCAGAGTTTGTTTTTACGTGCCTATTATCCGTTAGAATATATGGTGGCGGTGCTTAATAATGGTGGCGGATTTTATAAGCCTGAGTTCTACGTGCATGAAGCTCGCATGTTGGGTGCAACAATACATCCACCGTGTGTGAATAGGAGTAATGCGGGTAATCGTATTTATGGAAAAGAATTGTATTTAGGATTAGGTTATTTACGGGAATTGGAGCAACGGGTGATGGAGCGTATACTAAAAGAGCGCTTTGTGAAAGGTAATTTTATGTCGTTAGAAGATTTCTTGGATAGGTTGATAATATCCATAGAACAAGTCAGTATTTTAATACGTATTGATGCATTCAGATTTACCGAAACCAATAAACACGAGCTCCTCTGGAAAGCACATTTGTTTTTGAACAAGACCAAGAAAATAGACCACCCAAAACTGTTCGCGCCACGGCACCAACATTTTGAAATTCCGTCATTATACAGTACCAATTTAGAAGTCGCCTTTACGCAATTAGAGTTGTTAGGGTTTAGTTTATGTAGTCCATTTGAGTTGTTGGTAGAAGCACCATTAAATACTTCGGGGAGTAAGGATTTCGAAAAGTATCTAAATAAACATATCGATATCTACGGATATTTAATAACTGTAAAACGTACAAAGACCCATAAAGGGAAAGCCATGTTTTTTGCGACATTGTTAGACCAACAAGGGCAAGTATTTGATGCCGTATTATTTCCGCCAGTTGCAGAAAAATATATGTTTAGGGGAAGAGGAATTTACAGATTCTATGGTAAAGTAGTCAGTGAATTTGGATTTTTAAGTATAGAAGTAATTAAACTTATAAAACAAGATTTCATTCAAGACCCTAGGTATGCAGACATGAAAACTAGTGCTAAAGTTTTTGACCAAAAGAAGGCGAATAACCAAGAAGGGGAAAGAGAAGAGAAAATTGACGTTAGAGAATAG